TCAGCGTCTGATCAATGCCATCAAATCGCTGCATCAACCGAACGACGGCGCTGCGCGACCGGTTAGCGACCCAAAAACCGACGATCAGAATGACAATGGCACCGACCATACTGATGCCATAGGTCACGGCCAGCGCCGCGAGGGTTTCTGTTGCCTGGTCAGTCATTGTCTGGATGTTTTCGTCCATTGGGCTACTCACGATATGATAGGTTTACCGAAGCACAGGTGCGTTGCCGCAGCGGATTCCCCAAATCAGGCTGGGCGTTAGGGAGAGATACAGCATGAAAGACCCATTTCAGGCAATCTTGCATTCCAGCCGCTTTGGCCGGCCATTTCTGGCAGCTTTTCTGGCGATTCTCATCGCCGGTTGCCAGACAACATCTGGCCAGCAGCCATCCCAGCACAAGGGCCTGTTTGAGAGGGGGCCGCGTGGAGCCGTGGTCGGCGAGCATGGCACCTACAACATTGCGTGGATCACGCTTCAGGATCAGATCCTTTTGCAGAAGCCTGTGTACGAGGTGCTGGTGTCCTATCACCCGACCAACCGGGGACCTGGCGGCGTCAAAGAGCACCATTGGAATGAGATGATGCTTGTGGCCCAGGATGAAATCGCCCGCCGCTGCATTGCACCCGCGCAGGGTGAAATCATCAGCTCCAGTCGGGACTATGATCCGCGGCAAAGGGCGATGGGCGCTGAAATCAGGGTCAACTACACCTGCCGGTAACCGCAGGGCGGGCTTGAGTTTGAGGCAGATCAAAACATCGCCGGCGCGGCTCGCACGGCCTTAAATCGGAACGCCAATATTGCCATATTTCGATGGGTGCAGTCCCTGAGGCTGCCTCCATTGGCTTACCCAAAGATGTGGGAGTTTGTTATGGCAACCGACAAAGGAAAAACTGATCTCGCCAGGCCTGAAACATCGACACCGGGCTTGCACTTGGGCGACAGGTTTCACCGCCTGCGAGAGGAAATGGACCGCTTCGCCAACGACATGTTTGGCGGAAACTGGCTGACCCGTAGCCCGTTTGCGGATACCGCTGAACTCATGCCGGGGTTTGGGGCAGGCGCGCCAAGCATTGACTTACATGAGAGCGATACCGCCATCACCATTACGGCGGAATTGCCTGGCATGGATGAAGGCGATATCGACCTGACCGTGAAGAACGGCGTGCTAAGCCTCAAGGGCGAAAAACGCTACGAAACGAAAGATGACAAAGACGAAGCGCGCGTGATCGAGCGCCGCTACGGCAGTTTCCAGCGCAGCTTTTCATTGCCGGACAGCGTCGATGATGAAAAGGCCGATGCCAAGTTCGACAAGGGCGTGTTGACGGTGACATTGCCAAAACGACCGGGCACAGAAGTGCCGGAGCGCAAGATCGGCATCACCAAAGTCTGACCATCAATACCACGAAACCAGCCGCTAATTGTTGACATTCACATTGGTGTTGTCGGGATTGGCGGTCTGGTTCTGGCGAATGATGGTTGTCTCCTGACTGCGGTCTATCCCGACCGAGTGCGGGTAGGGAAATTCTACCGGTGGGATGGTTGCCGGTACGCCGCCGTCCCCGACTGAGGCCTCGTCACCGCAGCGCGGCCGCAAAGCGTCGCAGTTCCATTTTACGCCGGAGAGTTCACCGGTAATTGTGCCACCACGTACCTGTGTGCACTCGCACAGCACGCCTTGCATACATGCCGTGGCACCAAGAGACGAAGGCTCACACCGAGGGAGCGCATCTTTTTCATCCGCAAGAGACGCTGACGCAGACAACGCAATCGCAAACAAAGCAATCAGTAACTTCGCGGGCAGGGCGTAGGACATGGATTCCTCCTGGGCAGATCAGGGGAGTCTATCGCAGATTGGGCACCTGGTCTCTTCCAAGACGGATCACGGTAAAGAACGTCCTAAAGCCCCATCTGGCGCACCGCGAGGTCGCGCATGATTTCTTCAGACCCGCCACCGATAGCCAGAACCTTGACCTCCCGGTAGATCCGCTCAACGGAGTTACCACGCAGATAGCCGGCACCGCCCAGAATCTGCATCGCTTCCGACGCCACGAATTCCAGCGCCTTCGTCCCGAAGAACTTCGCCTTGCAGATTTCTGCGACCGGCATGTCGCCCTCATTGATGGCGTAACAAATCTGCTGGAGATAGGCGTCGAGGGCATCCGTCTTGGCGGACATATCGGCAATTTTGTGCCGGATGACCTGGTGCTGGATCATTGGCGTACCAAATGTCTCGCGCTCCTGCGCCCACTCGATAGAACAGCGCAGCGCTTCCTTCATCATGCCCAGCGCCTCAGCTGTCAGCCCGACGCGCTCAAGATTAAAGTTCTTCATGATCTCGATGAAGCCGCGGCCTTCTTCGCCCATGAGGTTTTCAGCAGGGACGCGGCAATTGTCGAAATACAACGTCGCCTGATCTGATGCCCACCAGCCCATCTTCTTGCCGAGCTTGGTGCGCTCGAAACCGGGCGCGTCCTTTTCTACAAAGAACAGGGAAATGCCATTGAGACCGTCGCCCCCGGTGCGTGCACCGACCACGAAGTAGTCGCTTTTCATACCGCCGGTGATGAAGGTCTTTGACCCGTTGAGCACCCAGGAATTTCCATCCTTGTGGGCCTTGGTCTTCATGTTGGCGACGTCAGACCCACCGGATGGTTCCGTAATCGCAAGGCTCGATCCCTTGCGGCCAGCCAC
The Pyruvatibacter sp. HU-CL02332 genome window above contains:
- a CDS encoding Hsp20/alpha crystallin family protein, whose product is MATDKGKTDLARPETSTPGLHLGDRFHRLREEMDRFANDMFGGNWLTRSPFADTAELMPGFGAGAPSIDLHESDTAITITAELPGMDEGDIDLTVKNGVLSLKGEKRYETKDDKDEARVIERRYGSFQRSFSLPDSVDDEKADAKFDKGVLTVTLPKRPGTEVPERKIGITKV
- a CDS encoding acyl-CoA dehydrogenase family protein, which codes for MLSPHDTEERRQFRDTVRRFVDTEVRPHADEWDEAEEIPWELHEKAGALGVFGFGIDEAYGGLGMDDAFLRMAWMEEMGKSGANGVLAALVGRTISLDPIQKLATAEIRERVLPDVVAGRKGSSLAITEPSGGSDVANMKTKAHKDGNSWVLNGSKTFITGGMKSDYFVVGARTGGDGLNGISLFFVEKDAPGFERTKLGKKMGWWASDQATLYFDNCRVPAENLMGEEGRGFIEIMKNFNLERVGLTAEALGMMKEALRCSIEWAQERETFGTPMIQHQVIRHKIADMSAKTDALDAYLQQICYAINEGDMPVAEICKAKFFGTKALEFVASEAMQILGGAGYLRGNSVERIYREVKVLAIGGGSEEIMRDLAVRQMGL